The following proteins are encoded in a genomic region of Deltaproteobacteria bacterium:
- a CDS encoding iron-containing alcohol dehydrogenase yields MDWNQRYTFNFPTLIRFGKGVIEELGPHLKEKGVRRPLVVTDPGLALLPLFQTVIASLKKSGVGVEVYSGIHKNPVKSDVLGGVGQYKKSACDAIVGIGGGASLDVARAIALKVNHARDLFDYEDSQGGERLVTGEIPYFVAVPTTSGTGSEVGRSTVISDDATHEKKILFSPKLMARIVFADPGLTMELPPVITAATGMDALTHNMESYLARGFHPICDGIALEGIRLIGESFVRTVNKPDLESRSKMMVAAMMGAVAFQKGLGVVHSTAHPLSTLFDLHHGLANAIMLRHGVAFNADVCEERLANIAKVLNLADPGSQTLIRYLGELNEKIHLPLRLSSQKVGEKDVGPLSRLAFQDVCHQCNPKPVTESDFQKIYRVAL; encoded by the coding sequence ATGGACTGGAACCAACGATACACGTTTAATTTTCCGACCCTCATCCGTTTTGGCAAAGGGGTGATTGAGGAGTTGGGACCGCACTTGAAAGAAAAGGGGGTTCGTCGTCCCCTCGTCGTGACTGATCCTGGTCTCGCCCTGCTTCCGCTGTTTCAAACAGTTATCGCCTCACTCAAAAAATCCGGTGTTGGGGTCGAAGTCTATTCCGGCATCCACAAGAACCCGGTCAAGAGCGATGTCCTGGGAGGGGTGGGTCAGTATAAAAAATCGGCTTGTGATGCCATCGTCGGGATCGGCGGGGGGGCCTCGCTGGATGTGGCGCGGGCCATCGCCCTCAAGGTCAACCATGCGAGGGACCTTTTTGATTATGAAGACTCGCAAGGGGGAGAGCGGTTGGTCACCGGAGAGATCCCGTATTTTGTCGCCGTTCCGACGACCAGCGGCACCGGGAGCGAGGTCGGTCGGTCGACCGTCATTTCCGATGATGCCACCCACGAGAAAAAGATCCTCTTTTCACCGAAACTGATGGCCAGAATAGTTTTTGCCGATCCGGGGCTCACGATGGAACTTCCCCCCGTCATCACGGCGGCGACCGGAATGGATGCCCTGACCCATAACATGGAGTCTTACCTGGCCAGGGGGTTTCATCCAATCTGCGACGGAATCGCCCTGGAGGGGATCCGCCTGATTGGCGAGAGTTTTGTGAGGACGGTCAACAAGCCGGATCTGGAGTCCCGTAGCAAGATGATGGTGGCGGCTATGATGGGGGCTGTTGCCTTTCAGAAAGGGTTGGGGGTGGTGCATTCAACGGCCCACCCGCTCTCGACCCTTTTTGACCTCCATCATGGCCTGGCTAATGCCATCATGTTGCGCCATGGTGTTGCCTTCAATGCCGATGTTTGTGAGGAGCGTCTGGCCAACATTGCCAAGGTCCTCAATCTTGCCGACCCGGGGAGCCAAACGCTCATCCGATACTTAGGAGAGTTGAACGAAAAGATTCATCTCCCGCTCCGCCTCTCTTCCCAGAAGGTGGGGGAGAAGGATGTCGGTCCTCTTTCACGGCTCGCTTTTCAGGATGTTTGCCATCAGTGCAATCCGAAACCGGTGACGGAGTCCGATTTTCAGAAAATCTACCGGGTGGCCCTATGA
- a CDS encoding gamma-glutamyl-gamma-aminobutyrate hydrolase family protein: MIKIGVSACFLYPDPGRTVFGLKTLTYLESDMARYLSRRGILPILIPNLAEENLKEFLEAMDGFVFQGGSDIAPQSYGEEPIRQGGASKGRWPGDPERDAYELKILDYAVRQDKPVLGICRGCQLINVYFGGTLYQDIASQKEGALVHRDAMRYDHVHHRIEWKPGGLLGKVYKEDKATEVNSVHHQGIKDLGKDLLVEAISPQDQLVEAVSYKKPDEKLVLGVQWHPEFSHTLKDQVIRPEPLYDYFLKKVKGSA; the protein is encoded by the coding sequence ATGATTAAAATTGGTGTCTCCGCCTGTTTTCTCTACCCGGATCCCGGCCGGACGGTCTTCGGCCTGAAGACGCTGACCTATCTTGAAAGCGACATGGCCCGGTATCTCTCCAGACGCGGCATCTTGCCGATCCTGATCCCCAATCTGGCAGAGGAGAACCTGAAGGAATTTCTGGAGGCGATGGATGGTTTTGTCTTTCAGGGGGGGAGCGATATCGCCCCCCAGTCGTATGGTGAAGAGCCGATCAGGCAGGGAGGGGCCTCCAAGGGGCGGTGGCCCGGCGACCCGGAGAGAGATGCCTATGAACTGAAAATTTTAGACTATGCCGTCCGCCAGGACAAGCCGGTTCTGGGGATCTGCCGCGGTTGCCAGTTGATCAACGTCTATTTTGGCGGGACGCTTTATCAGGATATCGCTTCCCAAAAGGAAGGGGCCCTCGTTCATCGGGATGCGATGCGGTATGACCATGTCCACCACCGGATTGAGTGGAAGCCGGGAGGCCTTTTGGGCAAGGTTTACAAGGAGGACAAGGCGACGGAGGTCAATTCGGTCCATCATCAGGGGATCAAGGATCTGGGCAAGGATCTTCTGGTGGAGGCGATCTCCCCGCAGGACCAGCTGGTGGAGGCGGTTTCCTACAAGAAGCCGGATGAAAAATTGGTGCTTGGCGTCCAGTGGCACCCGGAATTTTCGCATACCCTGAAGGATCAGGTGATCCGGCCGGAGCCTCTCTACGATTATTTTTTGAAAAAGGTGAAGGGTTCCGCTTAG
- a CDS encoding aldehyde dehydrogenase family protein — protein MKVFNPATEELIRELSEDSAESLRKKESVLRRGCSTQGLESWRQVPLEERIQRLARFSEKLEKNKKELARILTNEMGKPIRESLNEIAGARSRIQFFLDHSAEILKSRVVHEEPGMTESLEFEPLGVIANISAWNYPYLVGVNVFVPALIAGNAVLYKPSEYATLTGLEIARLLWESGVPESAFQIVVGGAPVGQALLDLPLDGYFFTGSYRTGRFIAGEVASKMVPFGLELGGKDPLYVAEDVTDLAKVTAAAVEGVFYNNGQSCCAVERIYVHQKIYDRFLENFLKGVGRLKVGNPLEPETTQGPLARPAHLQFLEKQVREAVGQGAKVLTGGRRWGKKGGFFEPTVLTEVNHKMSLMKEETFGPVIGIQRVSGDEEAVQLMNDTEYGLTASVYSGSEERAKKILRQINAGTGYWNCCDRVSPYLPWSGRKNSGIGSTLSFLGIQAFVKPKAYHLRLL, from the coding sequence ATGAAGGTCTTTAATCCAGCCACAGAAGAGTTGATCCGGGAACTTTCCGAAGATTCCGCTGAAAGTTTGCGAAAAAAGGAATCAGTTTTACGGAGGGGGTGCTCCACCCAAGGTTTGGAGTCATGGCGGCAGGTTCCTTTGGAGGAGCGTATTCAGCGCCTGGCCCGATTTTCAGAAAAATTGGAAAAAAATAAAAAGGAACTGGCCCGCATTTTGACTAATGAGATGGGAAAGCCGATCCGGGAGTCTTTGAATGAGATTGCAGGGGCCAGGAGCCGCATCCAGTTTTTTCTGGACCACTCTGCAGAAATTCTAAAATCCAGGGTGGTGCATGAAGAGCCGGGGATGACCGAATCCCTTGAATTTGAACCGTTGGGTGTTATCGCCAACATTTCCGCCTGGAACTATCCGTATCTTGTCGGTGTCAATGTTTTTGTCCCGGCGTTGATCGCCGGGAACGCTGTTCTCTACAAGCCCTCTGAGTATGCCACATTAACCGGACTGGAAATCGCCCGGCTTTTGTGGGAATCGGGTGTGCCGGAATCGGCCTTTCAAATTGTGGTTGGAGGGGCTCCAGTCGGCCAGGCCCTTTTGGATCTCCCTCTGGATGGTTATTTCTTTACCGGTTCTTACCGGACCGGGCGGTTTATTGCCGGTGAAGTGGCGTCAAAGATGGTCCCCTTCGGGCTGGAGCTTGGCGGGAAGGACCCCCTCTATGTCGCCGAGGATGTCACGGATCTCGCCAAGGTTACCGCCGCGGCGGTCGAAGGGGTTTTTTACAACAACGGCCAGAGTTGTTGCGCCGTTGAAAGGATCTATGTCCACCAAAAAATTTATGATCGGTTTCTTGAAAATTTTTTAAAAGGGGTTGGCCGTCTCAAGGTTGGCAATCCGCTCGAGCCGGAGACGACCCAAGGGCCTCTGGCCCGCCCGGCCCATCTCCAGTTTCTCGAAAAACAGGTCCGGGAGGCGGTCGGCCAGGGGGCGAAGGTTTTGACCGGTGGCCGACGGTGGGGGAAGAAGGGGGGTTTTTTTGAACCGACTGTCTTGACTGAGGTGAATCACAAGATGAGCCTCATGAAGGAAGAGACCTTTGGCCCTGTCATCGGGATCCAAAGAGTTTCGGGGGATGAAGAAGCGGTCCAACTCATGAATGATACCGAATATGGCCTCACCGCCTCCGTTTATTCCGGTAGTGAGGAGAGGGCCAAGAAGATTTTGAGACAGATCAATGCCGGGACCGGTTATTGGAATTGTTGCGATCGGGTTAGCCCCTACCTCCCGTGGTCCGGGCGGAAAAATTCAGGGATCGGTTCCACACTTTCATTCTTGGGGATACAGGCCTTTGTGAAACCCAAGGCGTACCACCTACGTCTGCTCTAA
- a CDS encoding AI-2E family transporter, whose amino-acid sequence MSERISFLTLLAFLCLAVLWLFRPFLSVILLAATFVISLWPLYASLNRLFRGHRWIASFVVTLFLALVLIFPVAFVISLVIEQAVALAHFLPETMQAWLPLVKEYSHRFNLPISWEAILPQLVQQGAQFVSQFSPKLLMQTTQFLLNFALTLLLVFFLFIEGPALYENLLHLSPLKESYETHLSREIRNTLNACLYGYILTAISQGILAGIGFTIAKIPIAALLGVATIVTSFIPIIGAAGIWIPVTVYLLLTQQWGMGIFLGLYGALLISGIDNLIKPLIIQGKTRIHPFLIFLAIFGGLQALGPVGLLVGPIIVAIFLACVKIYKKDFLEQT is encoded by the coding sequence ATGTCTGAACGGATCTCGTTTCTGACCCTTCTCGCCTTCCTTTGTCTGGCGGTCCTCTGGCTCTTTCGCCCTTTTCTCTCCGTCATCCTGCTGGCGGCAACATTCGTCATCAGCCTCTGGCCGCTCTATGCCTCGCTCAACCGGCTGTTCCGGGGACACCGCTGGATCGCTTCATTCGTCGTCACCCTGTTTCTGGCGCTGGTCCTGATTTTTCCAGTCGCCTTTGTGATCAGCCTGGTCATTGAACAGGCGGTCGCCCTCGCCCATTTCCTCCCGGAAACGATGCAGGCCTGGCTCCCCCTCGTCAAGGAGTACAGCCACCGGTTCAACCTTCCGATCTCGTGGGAGGCGATCCTCCCCCAACTGGTGCAACAGGGGGCCCAGTTTGTCTCCCAGTTTTCGCCAAAACTCCTGATGCAAACCACCCAGTTCCTGCTCAATTTTGCCCTGACACTGCTCCTCGTCTTTTTCCTGTTTATTGAAGGACCTGCACTCTATGAAAATTTGCTACACCTCTCCCCCCTCAAGGAATCCTACGAGACTCACCTTTCCCGGGAGATCCGCAACACCCTGAACGCCTGCCTTTACGGCTACATCCTGACCGCCATCTCCCAGGGGATATTGGCCGGCATCGGCTTTACAATCGCCAAGATCCCGATCGCCGCGCTCCTGGGGGTGGCTACGATCGTCACCAGTTTCATCCCGATCATCGGGGCGGCCGGGATCTGGATCCCGGTGACGGTCTATCTCCTTCTCACCCAGCAGTGGGGAATGGGGATTTTCCTCGGACTCTACGGGGCTCTGCTGATCTCGGGAATTGATAACCTGATCAAGCCGCTCATCATCCAGGGGAAAACGCGGATCCACCCGTTTTTGATCTTCCTCGCCATCTTCGGCGGCCTGCAGGCCTTGGGGCCGGTGGGACTGCTCGTTGGCCCGATCATCGTCGCCATTTTCCTCGCCTGTGTGAAAATTTATAAAAAGGATTTTTTAGAGCAGACGTAG
- a CDS encoding APC family permease, with product MPQERTFWQSCKRLILGSARNPYDHSVFHKMSLIAFFAWVGLGADGLSSSAYGPEEAFLALQGHPHLGIFVALASAITIFVISASYSQIIELFPSGGGGYLVASKLLNPTLGMVSGCALLIDYVLTISISVASGADALFSFLPAAWYPFKLEFALVALLGMTLLNMRGIRESVVVWTPIFLIFVITHFFAIAYAIVTHLFDFPGVVQATVETIQRGQAEIGFLGILFLVMRAYSMGAGTFTGIEAVSNGLPILREPRVQTGKKTMNYMAVSLALTVVGLMIAYLLYSVAPEQGKTLNAVLFNRISEAWGEGIGRTFILTALVSEASILFVAAQSGFLDGPRVLSNMALDRWFPTRFTMLSDRLVTQNGILLMGTSALVTMVFTGGSVRLLVVLYSINVFITFVLSQLGMVRHWWLFRSRERVWKKKILISGVGLGLTAFILVSVTLIKFYEGGWITLLVTGGLVTLVVTIRRHYDQAGRMLKRLDSLVEAAEATTTKTDPTLARKRSSGETLDPQAKTAVFLVNGFNGLGLHTLFSVIRLFGEVFKNYLFIQVGVIDAGVFKGEAEIAQLEAKVKRETERYVAFMKRHGYNAEAVSSLGTDVVEQVAGLMPKVMERFPEAVIFGGQLVFPHDSFFSRWLHNYTIFAVQRRFYNQGIPVVILPIRL from the coding sequence ATGCCCCAAGAACGGACCTTCTGGCAGAGTTGCAAGCGGCTCATCCTGGGGAGTGCCAGAAATCCCTACGACCATTCCGTCTTTCACAAGATGTCGCTCATCGCCTTTTTTGCCTGGGTTGGCCTCGGGGCGGACGGCCTCTCCTCTTCGGCGTACGGTCCCGAAGAGGCCTTCTTGGCCCTGCAAGGGCATCCCCATCTGGGGATTTTCGTCGCCCTTGCCTCGGCTATCACCATCTTTGTCATCAGCGCCAGTTATTCGCAGATCATCGAACTCTTCCCTTCCGGAGGCGGGGGCTATCTGGTTGCGAGCAAACTGCTCAATCCGACCTTGGGGATGGTCTCCGGTTGCGCCCTGCTGATTGACTATGTCCTGACGATCTCGATTTCCGTGGCGAGCGGCGCGGACGCCCTGTTTAGCTTTCTGCCAGCGGCCTGGTATCCTTTCAAGCTGGAATTCGCCTTGGTTGCCCTTCTTGGAATGACCCTGCTCAATATGCGCGGTATTCGTGAATCGGTGGTGGTTTGGACCCCGATCTTTCTGATATTTGTCATCACTCATTTTTTTGCCATCGCCTACGCCATTGTGACGCATCTCTTTGATTTTCCCGGTGTCGTGCAGGCGACGGTGGAAACAATCCAGAGGGGACAGGCCGAGATCGGCTTTTTGGGAATCCTGTTTCTGGTGATGAGGGCCTATAGCATGGGGGCCGGGACCTTCACCGGTATTGAGGCGGTCAGTAATGGTCTTCCGATCCTCCGCGAACCGAGGGTCCAGACTGGCAAGAAGACGATGAACTACATGGCGGTTTCACTCGCCCTGACCGTTGTCGGATTGATGATTGCTTATCTCCTCTACAGTGTGGCTCCAGAACAGGGCAAGACCTTGAACGCCGTCCTTTTCAACAGGATCTCGGAGGCCTGGGGGGAAGGGATCGGCCGCACTTTTATTCTGACCGCTCTTGTTTCAGAGGCGTCGATCCTTTTTGTGGCGGCCCAGTCCGGTTTTCTGGATGGCCCGCGGGTTTTGTCCAACATGGCACTCGATCGCTGGTTTCCAACACGCTTTACGATGCTCTCCGACCGGTTGGTGACGCAAAACGGGATCCTTCTCATGGGGACTTCGGCCCTCGTGACGATGGTCTTTACAGGGGGTTCAGTCAGGCTCCTGGTTGTCTTGTACAGTATTAACGTCTTTATTACCTTCGTCCTATCCCAATTGGGGATGGTTCGGCACTGGTGGCTCTTCCGTTCCAGGGAAAGGGTTTGGAAGAAGAAGATTCTGATTAGTGGTGTTGGGCTCGGGTTGACGGCGTTCATCCTCGTTTCGGTCACCCTGATCAAGTTTTATGAAGGGGGCTGGATAACCCTGCTGGTGACGGGGGGATTGGTGACCTTGGTGGTTACTATCCGGCGCCATTATGATCAGGCGGGGAGGATGCTCAAGAGGTTGGACAGTCTTGTTGAGGCGGCGGAGGCGACTACCACCAAGACAGACCCGACCCTAGCCCGAAAGAGGTCATCCGGGGAGACCCTCGACCCGCAGGCCAAGACCGCCGTATTTCTGGTAAACGGCTTTAACGGACTGGGTCTTCATACCCTCTTTAGCGTGATCCGTCTCTTTGGAGAGGTTTTCAAGAATTATCTCTTTATCCAGGTGGGTGTCATCGATGCCGGTGTCTTCAAGGGGGAGGCGGAGATTGCCCAATTGGAGGCCAAGGTCAAGAGGGAGACGGAACGGTATGTCGCCTTCATGAAGCGGCACGGATACAACGCGGAGGCGGTTTCGTCTCTGGGGACCGATGTGGTGGAACAGGTTGCCGGTCTGATGCCAAAGGTCATGGAGCGTTTTCCGGAGGCGGTCATCTTTGGGGGGCAGTTGGTCTTCCCGCACGATTCCTTCTTTTCCCGCTGGCTCCACAACTACACGATCTTTGCGGTCCAGCGACGGTTCTATAATCAGGGGATTCCGGTCGTGATCCTGCCGATTAGATTATAA
- a CDS encoding thrombospondin type 3 repeat-containing protein translates to MKLKRSSVIMISAILLGLIGQPEANAFEFNLIKAPLNRLYSFIGKFSSVGKVSSFLEEGECADGATNIFRDGEDGGPRDVCAIDGDHLATAIGYFNNQTYCFEGDTDLTTVKPVVFFDTKPNTVTRDELAGGTPPNCTDEEITVTVTEPFVISGENVGDDICVSADCRRTAKAGLTISGFLSKTTIDAMEYLTANPEGCVFDIRGEASNYHTLAYLTILVPEGDGVKDHIVCVDGAPQAVDSLRNPYTSAKMFLDPSVVIMQEGVADADGDGVEDSVDQCPGSNPTERIDPATGCPIAAPGTGCAADDADQGDTDGDGVKNCEDQCPAEAAGATPDPARPGCPTGTNPGGSNVPNCVSSAPTVTTTETGIAVSATYTAQFASSIKVSGGSATAVEAVCPNQADDTCSIIFETSFAPTPGGDQAIECETKDDNGVSHIQSFPVAIAVTGGGGGGGGNGAPACLPNDETCDSDGDGLNNGQDNCINVPNPDQTDTDGNGVGDACVQATSLSDLDNDGLTDFDEDLCGTDKNKVDTDGDGLDDYEECTSPLYPRLCALNSDCDLDAVCDGGAEIPNVCKTGPDNCRIVKNEGQEDTGGIEGLGDACEGDIDGDGICDGVDPIEGLCTEGPDNCNIANPDQADANGNGIGDVCDGLPALTADSGCGCTIGGSAAPGMQGFGMILIGMGLALVRRMRKR, encoded by the coding sequence ATGAAGCTTAAACGATCTAGCGTCATTATGATCTCGGCAATCCTGCTGGGACTAATCGGGCAACCAGAGGCGAACGCCTTCGAGTTTAATCTCATCAAGGCCCCTCTCAACCGCCTCTACTCCTTTATTGGGAAGTTCAGCTCGGTCGGAAAGGTAAGCTCCTTCTTGGAAGAGGGCGAATGCGCCGATGGGGCAACCAACATCTTCAGAGACGGTGAAGACGGCGGCCCCAGGGATGTCTGCGCCATTGACGGGGATCACCTGGCCACAGCGATCGGCTACTTCAACAACCAGACCTATTGTTTTGAGGGAGATACCGACTTGACCACGGTCAAGCCGGTTGTCTTTTTTGATACAAAGCCAAACACTGTTACCCGTGATGAATTGGCCGGCGGGACTCCACCCAACTGTACGGATGAGGAGATCACCGTCACTGTTACGGAACCGTTTGTGATTAGTGGGGAGAATGTCGGGGATGATATCTGTGTTTCAGCGGACTGTCGTCGGACCGCCAAAGCGGGGTTGACAATCTCCGGTTTCCTCTCCAAGACAACGATTGATGCCATGGAGTACCTGACCGCCAACCCAGAGGGTTGCGTCTTTGACATCCGGGGGGAGGCTTCAAACTACCATACTTTGGCCTACCTCACGATTCTTGTCCCAGAGGGAGATGGGGTCAAAGACCATATCGTTTGCGTGGATGGTGCACCCCAGGCGGTAGACAGCTTAAGAAATCCATATACGAGTGCCAAGATGTTTTTAGACCCCTCCGTTGTTATTATGCAAGAAGGTGTTGCGGATGCGGATGGAGATGGGGTTGAGGATTCTGTAGACCAGTGCCCCGGTTCCAACCCGACGGAACGGATTGATCCGGCGACCGGTTGCCCGATAGCGGCCCCCGGGACCGGCTGTGCGGCCGATGATGCCGACCAGGGGGATACCGATGGGGACGGCGTCAAGAACTGTGAAGACCAATGCCCCGCCGAAGCGGCCGGAGCAACACCGGATCCAGCACGACCTGGTTGCCCGACAGGGACTAACCCGGGTGGCAGCAACGTGCCGAACTGTGTCTCCAGTGCCCCGACGGTGACCACGACAGAGACAGGGATTGCTGTCAGCGCCACCTATACCGCCCAGTTTGCCTCCAGCATCAAGGTAAGCGGCGGCTCGGCAACAGCGGTTGAGGCGGTCTGCCCCAATCAGGCTGATGATACCTGTTCGATTATCTTTGAAACCAGTTTTGCCCCAACACCGGGTGGAGACCAGGCGATTGAGTGCGAAACGAAGGATGACAACGGCGTCTCCCATATCCAGTCATTCCCTGTGGCGATCGCTGTCACCGGGGGGGGCGGTGGTGGAGGGGGCAACGGGGCCCCAGCCTGTCTCCCGAACGATGAGACCTGTGACTCGGATGGTGACGGCTTGAACAACGGGCAGGACAACTGTATCAACGTCCCGAACCCGGACCAGACCGATACGGACGGAAACGGCGTCGGCGATGCCTGCGTGCAGGCGACTTCTCTTTCCGACCTGGATAACGACGGCCTGACCGACTTTGATGAAGACCTCTGCGGGACCGACAAGAACAAGGTCGATACCGACGGCGACGGACTGGATGATTATGAAGAGTGCACCTCTCCGTTGTACCCAAGACTCTGCGCCCTGAATTCCGACTGCGATCTGGATGCGGTCTGCGACGGCGGGGCCGAGATCCCGAACGTCTGTAAAACGGGACCGGACAACTGCCGCATCGTCAAGAACGAGGGGCAGGAGGATACCGGCGGGATTGAAGGGTTGGGCGATGCCTGTGAAGGGGATATCGACGGCGACGGCATCTGCGACGGCGTTGACCCGATTGAAGGACTCTGCACGGAGGGACCGGATAACTGCAACATCGCCAATCCGGATCAGGCGGATGCCAACGGGAACGGGATCGGCGACGTCTGCGACGGTCTGCCAGCCCTGACCGCGGATAGCGGTTGTGGTTGCACGATCGGCGGGAGTGCCGCTCCTGGAATGCAGGGCTTCGGGATGATCCTGATCGGTATGGGCCTTGCCCTAGTCCGCAGGATGAGAAAACGATAA